The Xiphophorus couchianus chromosome 18, X_couchianus-1.0, whole genome shotgun sequence DNA window GGGCGCTCATTTTGCTCTGCAGGCAGTAGCAGCTGCGGAGACAGCGCTGTTCACGGCTATCTCCGCCCATCTGAGCTGCTCCTGTGCTAATATTCAAAGCCACTCCTAGCTTCAGTCAGTCTGACATTTAGCTAAACGAGACAGCGCTAATCTTTGGATGTCTGAGCTCATGAGTTGCAGTTCAGGGATAATGAATCTGTCTCTACCCGGTCACCTCCCGCTGCTGCTGTTAGCCTGCTGCTAACCTGCTGTTAGCTGTGTTGTTGGACCGGTTATGTGTTTTGTCGCAGCCAGCCTCAGCTTCAGATTGTTGGAGATAAATATCCAAGGTTTGTTTGCTGTGAAGGTCAGAGGAGAAGACCccgccctcctcttcctcctcctcatggTCGTTTCAAACATGCCCCACATTAAACCTGGGCTTGGCGGTGATTGGCACCGGAGCAAGTCTTCATGGGTTTAATGTGATGGAGGAGGAACCCACgaggttctgctgcagcccCGGGTCACCACGGAGGAGTCATGGAGCAGTTTGGTTGTCCTCCTCTGGACAGTCCTGACTTTGTCCCCTTCCGCAGAACATCAGCTTCTGGTCAGGCTCTGTGGTCCGAGTTCTACCAGTGGTACTTGGGCTGCCACTGGTAGAACTTGTGCTGTTGTATCAATCTTCCAGACTTGTCAGGTCTACTGGTTCTGGTActggttgtggttctggttctgctctgcatccagaagccaaacatggagaagcagcattcagcttctatgcaccacagatctggaacaaacttccagaaaactgaaaaacagctgaaacagagttcctttaaatccagactaaaaaccCTTATTgtgtttagagctgcttttgattagtaataactggaacattgatcaatacattatatgattttgatgagggcactcatcaaaatgtaatgtttgttttttatgacgTCCTTGTTGCATATTAATAATCTAGACTGATTAGTTCTACTGGACTTGTTTATCTTGGTAAATGGTGTAGAGGACGGCACCGACCCAGGCCCGGCTCTGGGGGCGTACGTATAAAACATGCCCGCTGTCTCCTTAAGGTCTGGACTACAGATGGAGGATGGAggatccagcagcagcttaagCTATGAGACCGAATGTTTGTCTCTGAGTTGCTCAGTAGAACCGGTTGGACCGAACCTTCGTCTGTTTTCCAGGGTCAGCCACCACCAGAGGGCGATCCGAGTCAGAAGGACGGAGAGCAGACGGAGGACAGGAAGCAGAAGGAGAACTCGGCCTACGCCAAGAAGATGGTGCTGCGGCTGGCGGGGCTCATGGGCGTGGGCGGGGCCGCCAGCCTCGTCTACATCTTTGGTGAGCGAGGCGTGCACACAGACGGTCCGGGTTCTGGACGGGTTCTGGACCTAAAGCCTTCAGGCTGCGCATGTGTTTAGGTTCTCTGACGATGCAGAACCTTCTGCTGATTGTGGAGCTGAACCCAGAAGGTTCTAGTTGGACCGGTTCTGTTCCCGattaaacatgcaaacaattcatctttaatctttaattCATCAACCGTTAACTGTTGATTAATGTTGGGTTAAAAAGAGTTCCAGTCCACTAATAACATCAGCTTAGTCCTTCTTCCTATGTTGCAGTTTGGCCTCCGTCCAGCAGGAGGCGCTCATCCTCAAGCAGAGAAAGTTAATTCAGAATCAAAGATGGCGGCCCTACAAAGAGCAGAAGAGAAACGGTCCAATtactttctgtgtttctgtttagaaatataaaaactcaACATAATGCTAAACGTcatcttttatttctattcagcAACTAAAGagttttgttctattttataaatatgtctgtTTAATAATTAGAGGAAATCccagttttcattttatcagtCAGTATTTATCACAGCTGAAGCAAAAATCATGTTAAGACTAAATAATGTTGTaagaattatgaaaaatgtttcttagtTCCAGagaaaactcaagtttttaaCAATGAATCTTTAGTCGATCAATAAGATCAATTAACTTTGATCAATAACTTGCacctaggcctgtcgcgataaacgataaatcaattaatcgtacaataaattaaaactatcaacctcattttaattatcggcattatcgtctcttccggcctttttctctttctgttgatgacactgaatgaaaaaaggctaaactccagtgctctccactgacctctgacctcatttccttagtgtaaagctcAGCGCAGACGatacgatcttagagctgtcggccgattgtcggcccgttttcaaaacctgacagatcacacattagccgacagaaatcctaggtataacggttccatcgggttcggtcctgccgtgtggtgtccaacaatgggcaccaaataatggctacaagttcagtgaactaattttaaaaccaggcattaatcaatgctttactacaatctacctgcaatgcatgtggctagtgtcagtgtaaagtcctgactgaatgaaaatcattagaacctgtttacgtcacgttaacgaagaacagctgaaaagttaccgggtttatcaactgcggtagcaatttagctccaactcctcctcttgtcatttctatattctttgcatgttgaataaacattaatgttgtttccacatatcatctccaatgtcggctggacttcgggttgcccgtgtcagctgtttgggattccccgacgtaatttcccctcagaaagctgGAGgggaatcctcgctttctgattggctgcctgttattttgttgtatggggaaaaataggagcaaaaaatcctgtagtgtgaactattgcatcaggtagtcgatgtgcccatcttctctatttaaatctaattattactgaagggcaacataatatacagacttcataatctgcactcttggttgaatgcagtatttatttccactttggctttatggtgtttagtttttatcaagtacattttttgttaatggagactgagaatccattttatttttggttgtttagtttattttgtttatcagctccagtgttaaatattcttttgaaaataaagtgtatctatctttggcaggaaatcgcatcattattacgtcatttccattaaatcagtgtaaaaaggtcttcagacaatattatcgtttatcgcaataatttttgagacaattaatcgtgaCAGACCTAGTTGCACCTTTAGTCCGATCCGGCCCGTTTTTCCGGTCAGACGTTTTGGTTCTTATTAGTTCTggtctgttctggttctgctgcagctgatggaCTCTGATCATTTTCTCTGTTCATAAAAATCTTATTCTGCTCAgaactgaaatgaaatatttgttgtCAGATCCGAGTGACCTGATGAGGCGACAAGCTGGAGGagcccagcagggggcgccactCACTCATTATCAGACATGAAGAAGAACGTGAGGATATTATTGTCGGTGCGGCTCGGTTGAACTGGttccttaaatatttaattgacattttgagttttatttcattcattaagcGAAAGCAGAACATTGAGGACAGAAATAGCAGCTTATGTAACTTTTGGTTTCCTCTCATCCTTCCTGCCGAACAAACAGAACCGTCACAATAAATCACTTCACGACCAGATCAATCACTTCCGATTGCAGGATAAtcgatttattgtttttctcttcgtGCCAGAGAGGATCAATTCTTCAGTTTGGcgttttggtctcaaccagcaGAAGCTtcatcattaatttattttattttgtttgcttaaatCGTCTCCAGGTGTTAAATGTTCGATTAAAGGTTATTGATTAGGAAAATGGCTTTTTCATTTTGGCACTTTAAGAAAATcgtctcaaaacaacaaaattaccgtttatcgcaataacttctgggcccaccagaaccagaaccggaccgcTGCTCTGACGTCCAAAGTTAAAGTTTCAGGGTCTGGAGGAAGCgtggacagaaccagaaccagaaccgggctttTGCAGGTCCAGAGGGAAGTTTCCTCAGTCAGTGATGATCAGAGtcacctgctggttctggttctggtccactggGTTTTCAACCAGCAGAGCCATCTAACAGAACATTCTAGAACTCTCCAGGTTCTGATGGCTGGAGATGCTGGTTTGATTCTTCAGCAGAATCTGGTTCCGACCCAGACTGAgtcagcagaaccagcagaaatCTCCTAGAACTTTAGTGTGTCCTTGTCACCTCCGCTGTTGTGATCAGTCTgtccaaccagaaccagaaccgctccGTGATGACCTGGACCTCCGGTTCTGTTGAGACCCAAATAATGGAAGGTTCTGTCATTTCTCCTCTTTAGGGACAAATTCAGAGGACGAGCAAGGAAACAGGGTgagctctctctctcacacacacacacacacacacacacacacacacacacagctgcagtaGTTGGAAGGAAGAACTGCAGTTCTTCTTCATTTCTCTTCATGTTGTAATTATTAGttttaacagaaatgtgtttttatgaaatgaTGTGAAATAATGCAGCAAACTTACTGAGTCGTTCACCTGGGCTCCAACAGAACCTGAACCCTCCACGGGGTTAAAGGTCACCAGGTCATATATCTGGTTCAGCTGCAGTTCTGTGTTTGACCACCAGGTGGAGCCCTTCACTGCAGCAGGCTGTAGTGAAAACCTGAAATATTCCAGTTTCCTCTGATTCAGATCCAGGCTGCACTGATGAAACGATTCATTTAACGATTCATTTAACGATTCATTTAACGATTCATTTAACGATTCATTGATTAATgattagtttctttttctgctgtttctcctgCAGATTCCTGATGAGTTCGATAAAGGTGAGTCTGTTTGGTGTTTTCAGATGgacggaaccagaaccagacatgaCTGGGTTTAGTCCGGCTGGTTCTGGTcgtttaaaacctttttaaccTCAAACTGAACATCTAAAGTACGTCAAGTGTCGTCTGGAGATGGACGAGATGGATCCAGGTGAACTGGaccccagcagaaccagaacaccgGTCGAacagcaaaagtattcatacgcCTGAAACGTTCCAGGTGCTGATGTGAAAACGCTGCGAAAgtttttcactgtaactctgAAAATGTAGCATGGATTTTTTGTTGAGTCAGAACTCCACCGGGTCGGGCTGCAGAACCGGCTTCTGGTGTTTATGTGTGTCCTGCGGCTCAGTCGGACTGGATGGAGATTctgatctggactttgactaggccgctCTAAGCTATCAACATGCTCGGATCTAAACCATCCCATTTATCTCTGTCTGCGTGTTCAggctggttctggtggttctgtgAGTCTGGAACCAGGACCGCTGAACTGAAGAAGcatgccacacctttcagatttgaAGGCTCAGGCTTTCAATTCGTTTCCATGGTGACAGCTCTACTGAAACCCTGGCAGGAAGGGGAAAGtcgagtggaaggaaaaattgtGGCGGAAAAATGCAATGAACTCGAGGAGGAGGAGTTCCTCTGGATCAGCGCTCTGctcctggtgtgtgtgtgtgtgtgtgtgtgtgtgtgtgtgtttctccttATTAGGCTCTACTTTGCATTGATGAGCCCAAGGCTTCATGGGAAATGTAGTCTCTGATGATCCTCAGAGATCAGATGGATCTGATGGACTGGATCCTCCAGGTTCTGATCCCGCCCCGGTCCGATGTTACGCCATCCTGTGTTGGTCATCAGAACCGAGTCCAGGTTCTGGAATGGAGCGGGCTCCATTAAAGCTCCGGTTCCGACGCAGTAAAAGAACCGTCAGGGGTTCTGATGGAGAACCCAGAGAACTTTCCTGAGGTCCGATCTGCTGGAGCCGCTCACATCGCACCTGGTGATGATGAGGAGTGGAgcggttcttcttcttctgctccgtCTTCATAATTGGACCTGAACCGGTCTTTCAGAACCTGGTGTTGCTGCAGAGGCTCAGACTAAAGCAGCAGGCTGAAGAACTCTGGTGTCGGTTCTGGTTTTACTCAGCCGCCATCATCGGATCGGATTCTCGTCACCACCGACCCGGTACCGACTGGGTTCTGGTGTGGCATATTCCTGCTGGAAAACCCAGAGAGCCCAGAAGAACCGAGCCAGGCTGGTTGAAAGGGTATCAGGACCGGTCAGCAGAACCTGCGGCGGGTTTGGGTTCTGATGGGTGTTCTGTTCTGTTCCAGATCCGCCTGTTGTGCAGCAGCTCAGAAGAACCTACAAGTACTTCAAGGACTACCGACAGGTGAGCAGAACCGCCAGCCGGGTCGGCCCTCCGACCCAAACATCTTCTGGAACCaggagcagcagaaatggctggttctggttcctccggACTGGATCAGAACCTTCCACCAGGGGATTGTTTCTCAGCAGAACCAGGTTCAGGAGGTTCTGCAGGTCCTACTtggttctggaaggttctgcAGCTTTGCCGTCTGTCCTCCAGATGATCATCGAACCGACGAGTCCGAAGCTGCTTCCCGACCCGCTGAAGGAGCCGTACTACCAGCCGCCGTACACGCTGGTTCTGGAGCTGACCGACGTTCTGCTGCACCCGGAGTGGTCGGTGGGTCGCTGTCTctatgacctttgacctgcactGCGGCTTGCGTCGGCTCCGATCTCCCCCGGTTCTGCCGTGAGCCGGGTCCGTCAGAATCTGTAACCTGATTGTTGTGCTCTGTGCCCAGCTGTCCACCGGGTGGCGCTTCAAGAAGCGGCCCGGCATCGACTTCCTGTTCCAGCAGCTGGCGCCGCTCTACGAGATCGTCATCTTCACGGCCGAGACGGGCATGGTGAGCGACCCGAACACAGCGGGTCACACGGTGCGGTCCTGCGggaacgggtcagaaccagtcTCTGTTTGTGTTCTGACAGACGGCGTACCCTCTGATCGACAGCATCGACCCGCAGGGCTTCGTCATGTACCGCCTCTTCAGGGACGCCACGCGCTACATGGAGGGGCACCATGTCAAGGTCGGCATCTGGGTCCGgggtcgggtcgggtcgggtcTTCAAGTTTCTGATAAACCTTTGATGGGTTTATCTTTGCTGTTTgtgtaaaacaacaataatcGATAtgttattatttgtttgttaaaattttgagttgttttctgatgagggaatttttaaatggtttatttCCAGTCAGAAAGTTTTCCCAGTTTTACCAGTGGGGCCCCTGTGTGGCCCCTATGGGGCCCCtgtgggtcctggaggcccagcatcctgcgtgttttagttctcCCTGCTTTAAGGCAGCTGGATCCAGTGGCGGCTAGAGGAACGCTGACCTGCTGCGGAGGAACTAGAACATGCCGGCTGTTGAGCCTCCAGACCCCTAGGGGGCAGCGCTGGATTCAAACCAAACACGGTTAAAGGAAGAGCGGAACGGCAGGTGACGGGGCGGGTTTCAGATCCAGCCGGCCGGTTCTGACCCGTCTGTCTTGCAGGACGTGTCGTGCCTGAACCGGGCCAGCAGTAAGGTGATCATGGTGGACTGTAAGCGCGAGGCGTTCCAGCTGCAGCCCTTCAACGGCCTGGCGCTCAGGAAGTGGGACGGAAACTCCGACGACCGGACCCTCTACGACCTCGCCAACTTCCTGAAGGGTGAGCGGTCTGGTTCCGACCCGAAGCGGCCCTGGTTCTGGACCCCTCCTTGAGTCAGAACTGAATTAATTTTAGttcaaaatgatcagaaatgtaAAACCAGGAAACCCGTAAAGAATCTGAATGTGGGAATAAAAAAATCGTAAAATCAggatttaaaaaggttttaatgagGAGGAAGCGGCTCGGCCCGTTTGGTTCTCTCAACAGAATCATTCAAAGTTCTGATGATGCTGATGGGTCCGAATGCTTTAGCATCGCATTTTTAATAACATCACAACATTTATCCTCTAATTATTCTGCATGCAGaaattcataaaattatttctctaaattatgattttctttcaataatcagaacatttaaagggaaataaaCCAGAGTTTAGAAACGGAGCATCCGGACCCGTTTAAAATGATGCGGAACCAGAACCGAAGACGAACTGGATCCAGATTTAATTCCTTCTGATTCCAGTTACTCAGATTTAATCGTCGGCGTTTCTGAAGCACTCAGGTCCAGAAACGTCCATGTCCCGGTTCCGGACCCGACCCGGTCCCAGACCTGACCCGGTCCCGGACCTGACCCGGTGTGTTTCCGTCCCTGCAGCCATCGCTCTGAGCGGCGTGGACGACGTGCGTGGCGTTCTGGAGAACTATGCCCTGGAGGATGACCCCATCGAGGCCTTCAAACGCCGCCAGGCCCAGCTAGCCCAGGTgggatggttctggttctgacccggttctgttgtggttctggttctgacctggtGTCGCCCCCgtcaggaggagcagcagcgcCTGGCGGACCTCTCCCAGCAGAAGAAGCCGGCTCTCTCTCTGGGCTCCATCACGACCCGGTTCTGGCGGTCCAAGCAGCAGTGAGGCCCGCAGAACCTCTCACCCACACCGCTCCACCCGGAGGTCGGGTTCTGGAAGCGGAGCGGGGCTCTGGAGGCCCCGGCCCCCTTCCTCTCTGTGTGTCCTGATTGGACCCAGGTGAGTTTGGACCTGCTGGAGATCGACggctgaaccagaaccagaactggctCTGGTTCTCCTCCGCCCTGGACCGGACCTGGTATCGGCTTCCCCCCCGTCCTGCAGGGGGTGCAGTAACTCTGACAGAATAAATCACTGATGTTCAGGACGTGAGCGGCGGTTCTGGTGGACgttggaccggaccggaccgggaccctgcaggagctgctgctgcggtTCTGTTGGCCTCATAAAGCTCTGAAACAAACATGTGCTGCGACTTTTCACcagcaggaggagcagctgagCCCGGCAGGCCCGGTTCTGGGATGGAACCGGACCTTCAgaacatcagaccaataaaaagtttaaaaataaactcagccttcttccttccactcaactttctctGCATCTGCTGGCCCGTCCACTCAGCCGGATCAGAATCAGaactttttattggtctgatgtaatattctgatatttactggaataaatcagattttcaaCCAGAACTTtgattattaattattgattattgattgatAACCGGCCGCCCTGTGATTCTTCCATGAGTCATCAGAACGTTTCTGAACGTCTGGCAGAGGTggcgtcatgctgtgggcccCCGTTGGTTCTGTTGGACACCTGATCCGAGCCGGAACCGTCGATGAaggttaaaactaaaaatgaaacttCTTAGTTTTGGATCAGAATTTTATCAGAACTTTTGTTTCCAGATTTTCTGcttaaatgtcaacatttttctctgttcaagctggttctgttgggtcagAACCTGGAATATTAACTTATTGATGAATAAATCAAAGAACCTAAAACTATTGAATCAGAAAtaacgatgatgatgatgatgatgattggACCTGCTTGTTCTGAGACCCGATGTTTGAGTAGAGCTGCGAAGACCGGGTCGGTCCTGGTCGGAACCAGACAGTTCATCAGAACCTTCTGCTGGTTTCTATCAGCAGTTGAAATAAAAGTCGGTTCTGTTGGTTTTCAGCAGAATCTCcactttatgaatgttttatgttACTGGGTCCGCGGTTCTGGTTCGGCTGGCAAAAATTAATGCGTCTCCTCTGGACCGGCTCTACAGTTGGTTCGGTTGGCTGAACCGGGCCGTACACGGTTCTGTTTGGAAACGGAAGCtgctgggtcagaaccagaaccgccgCTGGGTTCGGCTCTGCATCAAACGGTGGGAGTCAGGAAGCCGCGGACGTTCCCAGCTTCACACCCGCAGCCTCCTGCCGCAAACAGCTGCGCCAAACAAAAGCCGCAGTTCGCACGAGGCCGAGAAGTGCGCGCGCCGCCGCAGGGAGCATGAAAGGGCCGCGGCGCGTGGCGGGAACAGGAGGTCGCGCGACGTTTTGTCACCTTCCAGACGGTCAGCAGGTAGGTGTGAAACCCCCACgctcttcacacacacacacacgcacacacacacacacgccccccccccccgcgCAGACTGAGGAAGAGGAACTTTTGCGATACTTTATTCCAGTTGaaatggatcagaaccgggtccAAACAGCGCAGTTCGACGGAACCAGTTAGAACAAAACAAAGCGCGTTAAAACTTTCCATTTGGTTAAAAATGATCAACCCGGATCCAACATggtggtcagcagcagctcgGAACCGCTCTGCTCCAGTCTCGGtgtttctgtctcattttaatttgaatattttattaaaaaatataatttactttgAAGTTGATAGTTTTCAATCAACTTCCGTTTCCCTTTTtccattgaagtttgtgttgcAGCATTTGAGCTTCATGATGAAATGTAACCCGAGACGCTGAAACTGATCATCCAGACCGTAATAATCGCTTCAGCCTGGATGAGTTTGTGATCTGAGGCTTTAGAAACCAGGATCCTTTAGTTGTTACAAAGTCACTGATTTCGTTTtgcttcatcttttcttttcctggtgTCACTTTGGGGAAGAACTCATGAAGTCTGAATGTGTTATCCTCTGCGTCGTCATGGTAACTGATCTTATTTCCTGCTGAGCCAGTGGGAGCTTATTGAACCAGAGGGTCCTAGGATGGAGCCTTGGGGAACCCCAcaggtgacctctgacctcttgaTGAGACGGTTCCTGTTGAAACAGAGAAATTCCAGTTCTTCATGTCGGACTGGAACCAGTTGAGttctggaccggagagtccgacccagtTCTCCAGTTGGTTCAGTGATGTGATcaacactgaggtccaacagaaccagaaccagaaccagctctgTGGTTGTTCCATGTTGatggttttcagtttaaacTGAGGAACATTTTGGACCCATCTT harbors:
- the timm50 gene encoding mitochondrial import inner membrane translocase subunit TIM50 gives rise to the protein MSAMFPMCVRASRSLLRFQGGTSAASSPQQVLDIIRTLSTEKNPPGTGGATGGLAQAILQERLQQSQGQPPPEGDPSQKDGEQTEDRKQKENSAYAKKMVLRLAGLMGVGGAASLVYIFGTNSEDEQGNRIPDEFDKDPPVVQQLRRTYKYFKDYRQMIIEPTSPKLLPDPLKEPYYQPPYTLVLELTDVLLHPEWSLSTGWRFKKRPGIDFLFQQLAPLYEIVIFTAETGMTAYPLIDSIDPQGFVMYRLFRDATRYMEGHHVKDVSCLNRASSKVIMVDCKREAFQLQPFNGLALRKWDGNSDDRTLYDLANFLKAIALSGVDDVRGVLENYALEDDPIEAFKRRQAQLAQEEQQRLADLSQQKKPALSLGSITTRFWRSKQQ